CCGCCAGCACGGCGCCGCACAGGCCGACCTGCAACGCGCCGCCGCCGAAGACCGGTATCCGCATATGCCACAGGCGGCGCGGATCGAGCTCCAGCCCGATCAGGAACAACATCAGGACCACGCCGATCTCGGCGAAGCCCAATATCTGCTCCGGATCCTGGACCAGGCGCAGGCCCCAGGGCCCGATCACGCAACCGGCGATCAGGTAGCCCAGCACCGAACCCATGCGCACACGCATGGCCAGCGGCACGAAGATCACCGCCGCGGCCAGATACACCAGCACTTCCAGCAACATGTTCTTATCCATGGCTGGCCTCCGTCGTCAGGGGACGCGCGGCGTCGGCTGGCTCGGCCTGGCCTATGCCCGCATGGCCGGATAGCAGCTCCCGATAGGCCGCCGCCACCGCCGCCAGCTCCGCCCCGCCCAGCGCCACCGCGCCGTGCACGGCGTAGGGCGCCAGCCAGCGCATGCCGCACAGTTCCGCTGCGCTGCGCAACGGTTGTCCCAACACGCCCAGGTCCGTATCGGCACAGCGCACGAAATCGTCGGCCGCGCCGCCCGTCGTCACGGTCCAGAGCAGCGGTTTGTCGCGCAACGCGGTGGCGTTCGCCCCATAGGCCCAGCCATGTCCCAGTACCTTGTCCATCCACTGCCGGAACAAAGGCGGAGCCCCATACCAGTGCATGGGATGCTGCCAAACGATCAGGCTGGCTTCGGCCAGCGCGGCCTGTTCGGCCGCCACGTCGATATAGAAATCGGGATAAAGGTCGTAGAGCGAGCGCACCTGGACGTCGGGCAGGCCGTCCAATGCCTGCAGCATGGCGCGATTGGTGCGGGAATGCCGCGGATAAGGATGGGCGT
Above is a genomic segment from Bordetella genomosp. 11 containing:
- the kefF gene encoding glutathione-regulated potassium-efflux system oxidoreductase KefF, with translation MIVIVYAHPYPRHSRTNRAMLQALDGLPDVQVRSLYDLYPDFYIDVAAEQAALAEASLIVWQHPMHWYGAPPLFRQWMDKVLGHGWAYGANATALRDKPLLWTVTTGGAADDFVRCADTDLGVLGQPLRSAAELCGMRWLAPYAVHGAVALGGAELAAVAAAYRELLSGHAGIGQAEPADAARPLTTEASHG